A stretch of Miscanthus floridulus cultivar M001 chromosome 13, ASM1932011v1, whole genome shotgun sequence DNA encodes these proteins:
- the LOC136502035 gene encoding expansin-A32-like, translated as MAPPPLLVSLLVAVLAVAADVANAGGAKPLTPGGRVVHHNHGKFTGGPWKPAHATFYGGRDGSGTTAGACGYKDTRAEGYGVQTVAVSSVLFGDGAACGGCYEVRCVDSPDGCKPGAAALVVTATNLCPPNDQQSGDSGGWCNPPREHFDLTMPAFLQIAQEKAGIVPISYRRLACAKQGGIRYTITGNKYFNMVTVTNVGGAGDLSAVSVKGSKRVKWTELKRNWGIVWQTGEDLTCESLTFRVMTSDHRKATSWHVLPTDWQFGVTYQASKNF; from the coding sequence ATGGCGCCACCGCCTCTCCTGGTGTCGCTGCTGGTCGCCGTGCTCGCGGTGGCCGCCGATGTCGCCAATGCCGGCGGCGCCAAGCCCTTGACGCCTGGCGGGCGCGTGGTGCACCACAACCACGGCAAGTTCACGGGCGGCCCGTGGAAACCCGCCCACGCGACCTTCTACGGCGGCCGGGACGGGTCCGGCACCACGGCGGGCGCGTGCGGGTACAAGGACACGCGGGCGGAGGGGTACGGCGTGCAGACGGTGGCCGTGAGCTCGGTGCTGTTCGGCGACGGCGCGGCCTGCGGCGGGTGCTACGAGGTGCGGTGCGTGGACAGCCCCGACGGGTGCAAGcccggcgcggcggcgctggtgGTGACGGCGACCAACCTGTGCCCGCCCAACGACCAGCAGTCCGGGGACAGCGGCGGGTGGTGCAACCCGCCTCGGGAGCACTTCGACCTCACCATGCCGGCGTTCCTCCAGATAGCGCAGGAGAAGGCTGGCATCGTGCCCATCTCCTACCGCAGGTTGGCGTGCGCGAAGCAGGGCGGCATCCGGTACACCATCACCGGGAACAAGTACTTCAACATGGTGACTGTCACCAACGTGGGCGGTGCCGGCGACCTGTCGGCGGTGTCGGTGAAGGGGAGCAAACGCGTCAAGTGGACGGAGCTGAAGCGCAACTGGGGGATAGTGTGGCAGACCGGGGAGGACCTCACCTGCGAGTCGCTGACGTTCCGGGTGATGACCAGCGACCACCGCAAGGCCACCTCGTGGCACGTCCTCCCCACTGACTGGCAGTTCGGCGTCACGTACCAGGCGTCCAAGAACTTCTAA